The following DNA comes from Vigna radiata var. radiata cultivar VC1973A chromosome 4, Vradiata_ver6, whole genome shotgun sequence.
atattaaatttagataatttttattgaatgagaTTCCAATATTGTATTCCACACATATTATCTCACATTTAAATTCAGTTGCAGAAATTGAATAAGTatatgaataaagaaaaaaaaacactgaatttcaaaataaaatcataagaTTGAACAATAAAACAATctattataattgaaatttactaaatttaatcaaattcaaattcagatgaattcaataaaaaattagttgtagttgatttaattgaattttaccaatttttgACGTTGGTGGTTGAATAGTTGAAATATCAACCAAAGttgtttttgtcaaatttgGGATTGAATTGGTCAAGTTTTACCAAAGTTTGATCAATTAGATGAATTCAACTAAATTTCAATCAAAACTAATTAGGTCAAATTTAGACAATTTTGATCATACATGACTCGGTCAAATTTCAGTAAATTTTAGTTAAGGATAACTTAATCGAATTTAACCAAATTTATGTTGTGATTGACTTTGCTAAATTTGACCAAATTTTGGTCATGACCCATCttaacctttattttatttgactgatctatttcaacttttaaaataagtcATCCTATCATGATTTTCAACTTAGATTAATCTCTCTCTATTTTCAATCTAAATTGgactatttcaattttaaatgttactttatatttcattaaaatagttttaaattagtGAGTTATTAACTAAATTGAACTTTAGAAATTCGGAATTGAACTATAAAACGGTTGAAACGAgtttttactataaataattcaatatattttgtataatatatacatttatctCGTTTGTTtacttaaaaagataaataactaATTCAAGTTTTAGAACGCACTTTGATATCAcattaaattatcaaataaataaatatttttgtatgctttcatttaaacatgaaattaatatttcttattttgttgttaaaagttattattattattattatttaatttctttttgtgttaGGACCACAATGGCAAAAgacttattacaaaatttaaatatatttaagttttttctttaaatttcacTGGTCAACACGAACCCGAAATACAATTTCACGTTATAAACTGTTTAGTTTAACCGAACAGCACTTTACGTATTTAAATATCTacctttcatttttaattacttttttattatttattttatattttattaatttattttttaattttcttattggAAATTATAATTTCGACCAATTTTAGCATTtcttactctctttttttcttcaaatccaCTTACTGACAACgctttttttcccttttattaTTCAACAATTAGTTACTTACTTGTCAACTTACATCTTTCTCTTTTCCAGGCGTGACCTTGGAATAGAGTATAATAATGTTGCCAATGttcctttttataaatttttctcttttgtaattattaacttcaatttaaaattaagtataactttgtttcttaatttttaagaaagaataatattgttttaaaattttaattcaatttagtcttttattttaaaaatgtataaatttagtttttctaattaaattttattaaatttattagacatctcaaatatatttcataatttaaattattttgaatatagtctaattctaatttttattaaaagttaagatatcaaaaatatatttaactatttaatttatagtGTGTACTTGAAGATAAGaccttaaaaattttaatcgattatgattttaatataattaattaaaacagaTAATAAACAATTCCTtacatgtattttaaaatattcaataattaattaaagtcaaatatttttattttcttccaaacaGTTGAGATACAATAATAAACGAATTAGACATTTATGTTCACTCGTCCTTTCAaaagtgtgtgtatatatatatatatatatatatatatatatatatatatatatatatatatatatatatatatatatatatatatatatatataaaagtaatttttttaattttaatatattttatgtatttgatattttcgtatATTGGATTCAAACATGCTTCtaatttttgaactttttaaataaaattgaaatgatttttgtttgaaattttagtatattctagtctctaaattttaaatatgaatgaatataattttttttaattaattacattaatttttttaaggtttaaatctttttttgtcCTAAATTAAGTtctgatattcagtttagtcttcattttttaaaatgtcaacttttagtttctatgatataaaaaatgtatcagtCTTctcacttaatgaacaataaatcacaagttttcatacctagatACATCAGAACaccaaaaaagagtttaaactttttttaaagtgCCAAATATTTCTTGTTACTATGTAAGGTTTTTACACTATCTCATATTTTCACTTCAATATCTATCGAAAAATAAGTTTGATGCAAAAagaatttaacataaataaattaagtatatagtttaaaaataaaaatatataaaagataataactaATTCCAATCAACATAAAATTCaggattaaatcaaataataaaaaagagtaaTTAACGGTGCTTAATCAAtcacatcagaaaaaaaaaaacaaaactgcaagataaaataaaaacacgtGAAAGAAATTGGACAACTCATGTAATTGTCATCATGTGTCACGAAAGGTCAAACCATGGTGACAGAAACAATTCTGATGGCTTATGAATATGtttgtttaaacttaaaaagtatttttaaaataaactattttttttatatatttgggtaaatttatttttaatgtttttaagcTGCTTCTAAAAAGACATATGTAATTCCttccaaagagattttttaaaatatatatatatatatatatatatatatatatatatatatatatatggggtttgttaacacgtgtacgcctgtttttcagttggtacgttttaacaatgtgtatcggattataatagacaaaaataccctcatttatcattgattttaagttttaaggtcaaggatatttaaataattttcattctcaaaactaaaaaaaaaaacctccaaacccttactcacctccctcattcttctcaaccctttatctttcatctctctcactccaacattttctctgtcatttgccccaattgaaaaaaaaaaatcagaaaccctttgtcatcagacatattttctctctcatctcaacattttctctgtcatcactccaacattttttctctcatctcaacccaattgaagatggtggtaatttgaatcagagatattttttaaaaattgaagctgttttttatcttgcacagtgtttttgatttttttttcaattggagcaacagtagggatgacagagaaaaagagaaaatgttggagtaagagagatgaaagagaaagggttaagaggaatgagggaggtgagtaaagGTTTggagatttcttttttttagttttgagaatgaaaattatttaaatatccttgaccttaaaacatagagtccatgataaatgaggatatttttgtctaatataatccggtacacattgttaaaacgtaccaactgaaaaacatgCGTACAcatgttaacaaaccccatgtATATATTCGTAGTTATGATATTCTTATCCTCAAAATTTCTTAAggttttatgatattatttttaatttctcatgTCTCTTTTTTTGTTGTGCAGTGAGTCTTCCTTCCATCTTTCTTATCAttgcattattttatttttttctcattgttGTTACATCccattaattttgatttaaaaacaatttttttttaccgtgataaatgcatatattaaaaaactaataaaatcttaattattttagcacaaacaaaaaattactaattataggtggattttagtatatttattatcaaatgttgcttatataaacatatatataaaagatgcTTACTCAAATGTTAAGTTagtactttaatattattttattttaattaataaataatttgtagcAAAaatattagagctgtcaaaacggataaTGCGGCTCGACCTGgctcggcccaccacgggttgtcacttagtgagccaatccaatCCGATTTATTTATTAGCAagtcagaaaaacttgaacccggtccgacccaccacgggttggtgggtaaacgggttggctcactagcccatttaattatatttttttaaaataaaagaaaatacaaactttctgtaatttaaatttaaacgaatttcactcccaaaaaattatgttaaagaccattcaaaataataataaaaagtacaatataatccaaatgtcatcaaaaaacaaacacaaaaaacatacaaataagtttcttatattcatcatttttgttccttatccatttaAGATATTAGAATCTTCAATAGATAAATCCACAATATTCTGTTCTCTTGAATCATCCTGAATGTCAAATCAACCTGAATGTAGTTGATCACATCAATTGTTATAACCcctgacccttgttcttgttgtctccaaattcactaataaagatttttctaatgtcagaacaattccgacaatcaataaaaaaatattagtaaaaattaatactcaataacatcaacaaaaaattaatagtttaatctataacataattttccaaattcaaagatatcaaaaagagcttgttcagataatgtatactcaaattgtttaaataaaatgaacaaaatctgatacaagtatgtcagaacatgaaaaaaatcattccatgtcttcaaatcccccagaacaaaaaaaacaaattcgcaaacccctactTTTGTCCTCAtatggtttttgaaaaaaaaaaaaagagaagcgagaaaacaaaaatgtggagaaaatagaagaaaaaaggaagggtgttttacctgtcccctgaagaattttagtgaagcgagtgtgagagcaccgtcaaatgagagcaagtacgatcagagtgatttgtgagagtagaggttacttttttggtatacacagtgagtgaagaaagtattttattttttagggtttcataaataaaataataaattaaaaaaataaaataagtaggtgggttggtgggccaacccgactcaccacgggttcaacccgcatgagccaggttaaaatctgacccgcatataagtgggttgtatttatTAAATCCAACCCAGTCCGAACCCGTGACAGGTCGGGTTGACCTGCGGATTGTGATCCATTTTGATgactctaaaaaaaaatataataatatagtaaaaaaattagtagATTTGTAATATTCCCTTCCCCACCATTTCCACGCTTTTCCATCATAGCATAGGCAATGGTGGAGGAATCTCTCGGTATGCATTTTGGACAAAACATAAGCATCACAACACGACAATATAAAGAATTTAACTGCAATTAGTGgcaaatgtttatatttaataaaatagagttaaattataaatttagtttctcctttttttttgtgtaattttagttttctttaagAACCGAATATTCTGgtttagaataaatatttttagaatgatACGAGTGTTAAAAGACTACTTGCAAAAAAGACTTATGTTAAGAGGATTAATGCAACCGTTAGATTACTTATTATAGTGAGAAGGACCCCATGAAATGGACTTATCGTAAATGATCATAATGAACTTGTAAAACTCTTTCCAATGCCAATTTTAATTTGCTAAAACCACAATGCCATACCAAATTTTGAATACAATCTTTTgcttactttttttaatattgttctaTGTAATAAGAACTAAAATTTTATCTCGCAATCcatgtaatgaaaatataatttaggtttaataagtaaagtaatttttatatataaagtcttttatttattttgatttttatatataatgttttacatCAATAGAATCCTTAATTTCGTAAAAAGACTTTGGATTCTTCCATTAAATTGACACCAAACTGAGTAGAAGAATTACATGTCAAAATCTAAAGTGTTATTATGAATAGTAGTAGTTTAGATATAGTTTATCACGTATGGTTAAAGACGGGGGGACTAGAATAGACAATAAACATGTGGCGTGGTTTCCGGGATCTCAGCATCTTAAGGGTGTAAAAATTcgatgaaaattaaaaagtaaatggaAACACCATTCGACAATTCTATCACTAGATGATGATTTTCAGATTTAGAACGACGTACATACAAAAATACATCAACAGTTTTAATGTCTCTCCCCTCCCAAAAATCCTACGTGTGCTTCTTCTTGGTACAGAAAGggcaaaaaatacaaaaaggcCTTCAAAACTTGTATTTCAAGTAAAGCTCTCTTATTTGGGAAAAATGGAACAGAATAAGATCATCAAACAGTCTCTCTACGTTCTTCAAAATTATACAAAGATGAATGCAAAGAAAGTATGCTGTCTAAATCCCTCTCAGGTGCTGCATGCAACCACCTGTCACTACTCGATCTTTGCCTCTGTAAGTTGCTTATGGAATTTGAAGAAGCCCACGAATGTGATCCAGTCTGAGAGTGCACCTCAAGAAATTTCCCCCTTAAAGAGCTTATTTCCTTCACTTTCCCATGACTTTTCCCCACAGTCTTCAATCTACCATTCTGGCTGGTCACAGGACGGAAACTGACTGAACAAACTGTTTTCATATTACTGGAGCGATCAATGCTCGGAAGAGGACACGACTCTAGTTTTGATCTTCCCATGTTCCAGAACGAAAATGATTGTTGCAGCTTGGATGGAACCTGATAAACCAACCGAGAGAGAAAAACATTCATGAACTTGTTTGTCTTAAATTCAAACTAGTCATACAAACAAGTTTCTCCCATAAACATTGAAATGACGTAAACTTAAAATGACCAAAATAGCACAAATGTTTTGTTGTTCCCAGACAAGGTGGTGCAACCACATTAGCAAATATACCATCACTAGCTGTAATCACCGCTAGTCCCAAGGGAGCTCAGTGTAGTTGTCCCATATTTCTTATCACACTTTATCTGATTATTCAATACTATAAGAAATATCTACAAGAGTGTGATTGCCAGATTTTTCAATACTTGGGTTGTTTTAATATTCAAGAATGAACTCATTGAAATATATATCTGGGTGGTATCTGAGAAGAGATAATATCAGTTAACTTGTTAAATTTTTCGATCAAAGAATAATAAATGAAGCATAAAACTGTCTTATAAATCCATTAGAATTGCTTAATGATGTTCAAAATgagaaaactataattttattttgtatgatgAACAACTCAGCTCCCCGATTATTCAGTGGAACCAGGATATACATAAAAGAGCATATAATTTGAATACAAGACTCAGTCATGTATAAATACTTGCATTAAATAAATTTCGGAATAACTCACAGTGGAGATAAGGCTGCTACGAGCAAATGCAAGTGACAATGTAGAAAATGGAGATTTCCCAGGTTTTCCCTTCGGCTGATCTGTTGTCTGTCCCTGCTCAACAGACCCGAAACTTGATTGTGCACTATTATCCTCGTCTTCATCatctccatcatcatcatcatcatcttcctcttccaccACTGCAGGAGCTTCCTCTTCCACCTTTGCACGAGCTTCCTCTTCTACCTTTGCACGAGCTTCTTCATCTTGTTTGGGTACAGAAGCCatatcatcatcaccatcttcttcatcatcatccagCAAACCCATCTCTgccttcttttcctcttctttctctcttatgCGCAATAACCTTTCCATTTCCTCAACAGCCTCTTCTAGTCCAATTTCAGCTTCCAGCAGTTCAAGATCCACCTCaagttctttcttttcctcctccttaatttttttctgcTCTTCAGTCCATTTATCCAGCTTATCAAGCCATGGCTTGCAAGCATTTCCAATTGCAAGTATAATACGCAACAATAtgctcttcttttttttatccgTTTCATATCCAAAAAACTCATCATAACCAAGGGGCAGGAACACAGCCTTTTCAGGATCAACATCCTCACCCTCTTTCAAAGGTGGCTGCCAAAATAAACGTATGCCGTAATTCTCATCCTCAATATAATTGATAATATGTCCAGTTGGTGTATGGAGGATCAAAGGATCCTCAGTATATATAAGCTTTGAAGGATCTTCAGGATCAGGCTCTGGTTCTTTATTAATAAGGACAAATTCAGGAAGCTCGCTATTTTCCTCTGACCAAGCATTTGAAGGAAGAATCAATTAAGAACTTTTGTACTTGTTCATATAGAAAAGCGGGAAGAACAAATACCTTTTGACCACCAGTGCTCAAGTTCAGCTGGCATGGGTAACCTCAGAGGAGCTCTATAGAAAGAGTTCAACCacatttctctttcttcatctaCTTCACTCACGTATACTTTCCAGTAATCAGGGACCTGAGATAGAATCATATGCATGTTTCAACTTCCTTGCATAAGATGACAATAAGCAATATATTAGGATAAAACATTGCCAATAAGCCTCACTTCATAAAACTGATTAATGAAGCCAGGTGCCATCCACACATCGTCTTCTTCATAAAAGTAAGGATGCTGTGGATCAGTATAAGGGCCTCTCTCTTCTCTAACCActgcaaaaacaaaatgttaaacGATGTGTAACAAATAATGATAAACAAAAAATCAGCACCACGCCAGTCAGGAAAAGAGGGGGAAAACACTTCCATTCCAAAATAGCACATACTTACTAGATGAGACATTTGTCTAGAGGCAAAAAGGAGAATCAAATGAATACATATTTGCAGTGTGAAGTTACAATTGGTCATTGATCTTTATATCACAATGCAGAAGGCACAAATTGTGAAACAAAAAGACACTGGCAATAAGTGTTCCTTTCCTAAATCCTAActggtattaaaatataaaattgtttactTCGCTgaaaaaattttagataaataaattgcTCACTCTTTTCAGCTTCTAGGGAGTTgtgaaaaataaacaattgttttctaataataatatcagtCAAACATATGCTAAATGGTGATAAGatgtaaaaagaagaaagaatagaaCATGAAATTTTATGACTAAATCAACAGCACATGCACTAATAAATGGATCTACCAACCAAAGAAATGGCAAAACCCAAAATCGGAAACAACAACAACTGGTCCCACCACTAAAAAATGCATATAAGGTTTtccaatattttcaaaaaggtCAAACAACAACATACTTCCATCTGGTTTGTTAATAAACATGCGAGCCTTTGCAGCAGCAACATCTGCTATAGCAGCATGCATCTGAAATTCACAGAATATCAGAAAGATCAAGATATTCACACAGGTCTTCATTATTAGTTTTTCATTatacagagaagaaaaagttatgaaaaaataCCCCTGAAATTTCTTCATCACATCCCTCAAACTCGTCCACATATTCTCCAAAATAAAATCTACCCTGCATGCACACACATTATGTAACCAGGAAATAAAATAGGTCTATTCATAAGCGTGTTGGAAAAAAGATGACATCATCCCTTATGTTGACATACCTTGCAATTCCCCCAATTAATTAAGTGGCAAAAATCAACCGAATAATGTAGATAATACaccataaaaacaaaatcgaAGTATGCTGGGTAAATAAAACGGTCTCAATAAGCATAAGGAATGTAGGACACTCCAAggaaactaaagaaaaacattgttaTTTGTGCAATTAGTTTCCAACTACTAGGGCTGGGCACAGTTAACTTAAAATACTTAAACTATAGTTTATATGtacttttttaaacttaaaaaacttaaactacttttactaaaaactatttatactgaataatagttcagtttaaaaatactaaactaTTTTATTCTGAGTACAGTTAACTGGTTTCAGTTTTCCTATTTCCTTTCTCAATCACAGTTaggtttttctatttcctttcTCCATCACAATTTCCTGTTTTCCTATTTCCTATCTCCGTTGAAGGCTGCCGCCACTGTCGTTGAAGGCTGCCATTGTCCAAGGCTCGCCGCGTCGCACTCTGCCGCCACCACACTTTGCCGTCACCAAATTGTTGAAGGCTCTTCCACCATGTCCAAGGTTTTGAAAACACTTCTTGTTGGAAAGAGAAGCAAATCTGCAACCCAAAGGTACGTTTTTCCCTTTCCCTTTCAAAAGAGACTGAAAAACCTTGGCATAGTAGTAGTGGAAGAACGAAGGAGAAGAGGGGGAGCAAAACGACGCCGTTAAGGCAGGAGCCGAAGGAGGATGCATCTGAGTTCCTGAAGGAGTCGATGGAGTTGCCGACAG
Coding sequences within:
- the LOC106759253 gene encoding protein TIC 100 yields the protein MANDEDQPQGSPTANEPQNAASSDSDSDSDYESDYSYDEAEDEAFRRAFQFPDDEDEEVPEDKRNNPETNLQDFSRALESTAVKELHEELDPLIAEEENPFDFPEDPENWTEQDLRELWADAVPEIGGTGWDPAWATEEEYNYVNEQLAEGEEPPIAPFYLPFRKHYPPIPDNHYDIATPKDTIEELDRIEEFLKWVSCVFEDGSTYEGTVWDDYAHGKGVYISDDRLIRYEGEWFQNDVEGHGVLELDIPVIEPAPGSKLEAKMRAEGRIIARDYMSPEDREWLEKDVEDMYNLADGEYEIPYYENEEWIKQFGSKPEKGRYRYAGQWKHGRMHGCGVFEVNERVLHGRFYFGEYVDEFEGCDEEISGMHAAIADVAAAKARMFINKPDGMVREERGPYTDPQHPYFYEEDDVWMAPGFINQFYEVPDYWKVYVSEVDEEREMWLNSFYRAPLRLPMPAELEHWWSKEENSELPEFVLINKEPEPDPEDPSKLIYTEDPLILHTPTGHIINYIEDENYGIRLFWQPPLKEGEDVDPEKAVFLPLGYDEFFGYETDKKKKSILLRIILAIGNACKPWLDKLDKWTEEQKKIKEEEKKELEVDLELLEAEIGLEEAVEEMERLLRIREKEEEKKAEMGLLDDDEEDGDDDMASVPKQDEEARAKVEEEARAKVEEEAPAVVEEEDDDDDDGDDEDEDNSAQSSFGSVEQGQTTDQPKGKPGKSPFSTLSLAFARSSLISTVPSKLQQSFSFWNMGRSKLESCPLPSIDRSSNMKTVCSVSFRPVTSQNGRLKTVGKSHGKVKEISSLRGKFLEVHSQTGSHSWASSNSISNLQRQRSSSDRWLHAAPERDLDSILSLHSSLYNFEERRETV